From Deltaproteobacteria bacterium, the proteins below share one genomic window:
- a CDS encoding helix-turn-helix transcriptional regulator: protein MKKIFDPERFASLCKALAHPARVRILAHLLAEDRCFCGEIVKILPLAQSTVSQHLKALKEAGLVGGEVEGLCNCYCVDKTVLKEFLKLAEELMKGKIE, encoded by the coding sequence GTGAAGAAGATTTTCGATCCCGAAAGATTCGCAAGCCTGTGCAAGGCCCTGGCCCACCCGGCAAGGGTGAGGATTCTGGCCCATCTTCTGGCCGAGGACAGGTGTTTCTGCGGCGAGATAGTGAAAATCCTGCCACTTGCCCAGTCAACGGTGAGCCAGCACTTGAAGGCCCTGAAGGAGGCCGGGCTGGTTGGCGGCGAGGTGGAGGGTCTTTGCAACTGCTACTGCGTGGATAAAACGGTGCTGAAAGAGTTTCTGAAGTTGGCTGAGGAACTAATGAAAGGAAAAATCGAATGA
- a CDS encoding ferredoxin family protein, which produces MKAIRYINGASTVALNQDACVGCGACTEVCPHGVFALAEKKAVFADRDACIECGACARNCPTEAISVTPGVGCAAYIISGWIKGPENASCGCSGSSGGCCC; this is translated from the coding sequence ATGAAAGCAATACGTTACATCAACGGCGCCAGCACCGTCGCCTTGAACCAAGACGCCTGCGTGGGCTGCGGGGCCTGCACCGAGGTCTGCCCCCACGGGGTTTTCGCCTTGGCGGAAAAAAAGGCCGTGTTCGCCGACCGTGACGCCTGCATCGAGTGCGGGGCCTGCGCAAGAAACTGCCCCACCGAAGCCATAAGCGTAACTCCGGGGGTGGGCTGCGCAGCCTACATAATTAGCGGATGGATCAAGGGGCCGGAAAACGCCTCGTGCGGATGTTCGGGCTCATCCGGCGGGTGCTGCTGCTGA
- a CDS encoding TMEM165/GDT1 family protein, whose product MDWKIFATTFATLFIAEMGDKTQLACILMASKTGKPWTVFLGASLALVAVSAVGVLFASFLSQHVEPALIKKIAAVGFIVIGILIYFDKL is encoded by the coding sequence ATGGACTGGAAGATTTTCGCCACCACCTTCGCCACTCTCTTTATCGCCGAGATGGGCGACAAGACCCAGCTTGCCTGCATCCTCATGGCGTCCAAGACGGGAAAGCCCTGGACCGTCTTTCTGGGCGCGTCCCTGGCCCTGGTGGCGGTGAGCGCCGTGGGGGTTCTTTTCGCCTCGTTCCTGTCCCAGCACGTCGAACCTGCTCTCATCAAAAAAATCGCGGCGGTCGGCTTTATCGTGATAGGAATTCTTATCTATTTCGACAAGTTGTGA
- the alr gene encoding alanine racemase, with product MQASTIAEINLDNLAKNAVAVRDLVAPSRVICVVKADAYGHGAVAVTGHLIKHGFDFFAVARLAEAQELREAGIDAPVLIFGRLFPGQIKEAAKNGFRVTVFGAEDIEWIEREGCGSPVKVHAKIDTGMGRVGLLSENGPDFFRRLAGSRALEIEGLYSHFASADEADLTFARIQMERFRAAVSEASGAGIRHPMIHMSNSGGVLALPEARFSAVRTGIFLYGHYPSGEVARTLPAHQVMSLKAAVAHVRNLPANTPVSYGSTWVTPRPSKIAVIAAGYADGVDRRMGNRCHVLIRGQKCPIVGRVTMDQIMADVTGLDAKVGDTALLWGDSDQGSISLLEVSQTIGTITYELTCGVGKRVPRIYKDQ from the coding sequence ATGCAGGCATCCACCATAGCTGAAATCAATCTCGACAACCTCGCCAAAAACGCAGTGGCGGTGCGGGACCTTGTGGCACCGTCGCGGGTGATCTGCGTGGTGAAGGCCGACGCCTACGGACACGGGGCCGTGGCCGTAACCGGGCATCTGATAAAGCACGGCTTCGATTTTTTCGCCGTGGCAAGGCTCGCCGAAGCGCAGGAACTTCGGGAAGCCGGTATTGACGCTCCCGTCCTGATCTTCGGCAGGCTCTTTCCGGGCCAGATTAAAGAGGCTGCGAAAAACGGTTTCCGGGTCACGGTTTTCGGGGCGGAAGATATCGAGTGGATAGAGCGGGAGGGCTGCGGCTCGCCCGTAAAGGTCCACGCCAAGATCGACACCGGCATGGGCCGGGTGGGGCTTTTGAGCGAAAACGGGCCGGATTTCTTCAGAAGGCTGGCGGGTTCGCGTGCGTTGGAAATCGAGGGGCTTTACTCCCATTTCGCAAGCGCGGACGAGGCCGACCTCACCTTTGCCCGGATTCAGATGGAACGCTTCCGGGCGGCTGTCTCCGAAGCGTCTGGCGCGGGAATCCGCCACCCCATGATTCACATGTCGAACTCCGGCGGCGTGCTGGCCCTGCCGGAAGCCCGGTTTTCGGCGGTTCGCACCGGCATCTTCCTCTACGGCCATTATCCGTCAGGGGAAGTCGCCCGCACCCTTCCGGCGCATCAGGTGATGAGCCTAAAAGCCGCCGTGGCCCACGTGCGCAATCTGCCAGCAAACACGCCGGTCAGCTACGGCTCAACCTGGGTCACGCCACGTCCTTCAAAAATAGCCGTAATTGCGGCTGGTTACGCCGACGGAGTAGACCGGCGCATGGGCAACCGCTGCCATGTTCTCATAAGGGGACAAAAATGTCCCATAGTGGGCAGGGTCACCATGGACCAGATAATGGCGGACGTGACGGGGCTTGACGCGAAAGTGGGCGATACTGCCCTTTTGTGGGGAGATTCGGACCAGGGCTCGATTAGCCTGCTGGAAGTCAGCCAGACCATAGGAACCATCACGTACGAACTCACCTGCGGAGTGGGAAAACGCGTGCCCAGAATTTATAAGGACCAATAG
- the folD gene encoding bifunctional methylenetetrahydrofolate dehydrogenase/methenyltetrahydrofolate cyclohydrolase FolD, whose translation MSAKLIKGSEIREEILAEIKQEVEAIKAKYGKVPGLVTILVGENPASISYVTLKIQTAHRLGFHEIQDTQPVDLSEEALLALIDKYNKDDNINGILVQLPLPKHINEKKVLTAIDPDKDVDGFHPVNVGRLMIGGSEVKFPPCTPAGIQELIVRSGAETKGAEVVVVGRSNIVGKPIAVMMMQKGKGANSTVTVVHTGTKDLAGHCLRADILIVAAGVPGLVKPEWIKPGACVIDVGVNRVGEKISEKTGKAVPILRGDVDFEAAKEIAGSITPVPGGVGPMTITMLMANTLKSLKFKLGLPV comes from the coding sequence ATGTCCGCAAAGCTCATCAAGGGAAGCGAAATCCGCGAGGAAATCCTGGCCGAAATCAAGCAGGAAGTTGAAGCGATCAAGGCAAAGTACGGCAAGGTTCCGGGGCTCGTCACCATACTCGTTGGCGAAAACCCGGCCTCCATCTCCTACGTCACGCTTAAAATCCAGACCGCCCATCGGCTTGGTTTCCACGAAATCCAGGACACCCAGCCGGTCGATCTTTCGGAAGAAGCCCTGTTGGCCCTTATCGACAAGTACAACAAGGATGACAATATCAACGGCATCCTGGTCCAGCTTCCGCTTCCCAAGCACATAAACGAGAAGAAGGTGCTGACGGCCATCGATCCCGACAAGGACGTGGACGGCTTCCACCCGGTCAACGTGGGCCGCCTCATGATCGGCGGAAGCGAAGTGAAGTTCCCCCCCTGCACGCCTGCCGGCATCCAGGAACTCATCGTGCGCTCAGGAGCCGAAACCAAGGGCGCTGAAGTTGTCGTCGTGGGCCGCTCCAACATCGTCGGGAAACCCATCGCGGTCATGATGATGCAAAAGGGCAAGGGCGCGAACTCCACCGTAACGGTTGTCCATACCGGCACCAAAGACCTCGCCGGCCACTGCCTCCGCGCCGACATCCTCATCGTGGCGGCGGGCGTACCCGGCCTTGTGAAGCCCGAATGGATCAAGCCCGGCGCATGTGTCATCGACGTGGGCGTCAACCGCGTGGGCGAAAAAATCTCCGAGAAGACCGGCAAGGCCGTGCCCATACTTCGCGGCGACGTGGATTTCGAAGCGGCCAAGGAAATCGCCGGTTCCATCACCCCCGTGCCCGGCGGCGTGGGCCCCATGACCATCACCATGCTCATGGCCAATACTCTCAAATCCCTCAAATTCAAATTGGGGCTGCCGGTTTAG
- the hisI gene encoding phosphoribosyl-AMP cyclohydrolase, which translates to MELKFDKMGGLIPAIAQDAETGEVLMLAFMNREAWEKTLETGIATYWSRSRNKLWIKGETSGNVQIVKEIRIDCDDDTVLMKVIQKGGAACHTGHKSCFHKKIENGKVVIVGEPVFDPKKVYGK; encoded by the coding sequence ATGGAACTCAAATTCGACAAGATGGGCGGGCTGATTCCGGCCATAGCCCAGGACGCGGAGACCGGCGAGGTTCTGATGCTGGCCTTCATGAACCGCGAGGCTTGGGAAAAGACCCTGGAAACGGGAATCGCCACCTACTGGAGCCGCAGCAGGAACAAGCTGTGGATAAAGGGCGAAACCAGCGGCAACGTGCAGATAGTAAAAGAAATCCGCATTGACTGCGACGACGATACCGTGCTTATGAAGGTGATCCAAAAGGGCGGGGCCGCCTGCCACACCGGGCACAAGTCCTGTTTCCATAAAAAAATTGAAAACGGAAAAGTTGTAATAGTGGGCGAACCGGTTTTTGACCCGAAGAAAGTGTACGGAAAATGA
- a CDS encoding ATP phosphoribosyltransferase, whose amino-acid sequence MNKLKLGIPKGSLQDATLALFKRAGWRISVGNRSYFPEIDDADIDCAICRAQEMSRYVENGVLDAGLTGKDWIAENESDIHVVCDLVYSKVSSRPARWVLAVAHDSPVKTPEDLAGKKIATELMGFTKRWFAEQNIPVDVEFSWGATEAKVVSGLADAIVEVTETESTIRAHSLRVIKELMQTNTRLIANHKAWADPVKRKKLEQIATLLSGALRAEKLVGLKMNVLGKDLKTVVDLLPSLKAPTVSRLWTPEGIFSTAQEVDEPERWFSVETVVDIHVVRDLVPKLLENGAEGIIEYSLNKVI is encoded by the coding sequence ATGAACAAGTTAAAGCTCGGCATCCCCAAGGGAAGCCTTCAGGACGCCACCCTGGCCCTTTTCAAGCGGGCGGGCTGGCGCATAAGCGTCGGAAACCGCAGCTATTTCCCGGAAATTGACGACGCGGACATAGACTGCGCCATCTGCCGGGCCCAGGAAATGAGCCGCTACGTGGAAAACGGAGTCCTTGACGCGGGCCTCACCGGCAAGGACTGGATCGCCGAAAACGAGAGCGACATCCACGTGGTTTGCGACCTTGTTTACAGCAAGGTCAGCTCAAGGCCCGCCCGATGGGTTCTGGCGGTTGCCCACGACTCGCCGGTGAAAACCCCCGAAGACCTTGCCGGGAAAAAAATCGCCACCGAGCTCATGGGCTTCACGAAGCGCTGGTTCGCCGAGCAGAACATACCGGTTGACGTGGAGTTCTCCTGGGGGGCCACCGAGGCCAAGGTGGTCTCGGGCCTTGCCGACGCCATAGTTGAAGTCACCGAGACCGAGAGCACCATCCGGGCGCATTCCCTTCGGGTCATAAAGGAGCTGATGCAGACCAACACCCGCCTCATCGCCAATCACAAGGCCTGGGCGGACCCGGTTAAACGCAAGAAACTGGAGCAGATAGCCACGCTCCTTTCGGGGGCGCTCCGGGCCGAGAAGCTCGTGGGCCTTAAAATGAACGTTTTGGGCAAAGATCTGAAAACCGTGGTGGATTTACTCCCAAGCCTCAAAGCGCCGACGGTGTCGAGGCTCTGGACGCCCGAGGGGATCTTCTCCACCGCCCAGGAAGTGGACGAACCGGAACGCTGGTTTTCCGTGGAAACCGTGGTGGACATCCACGTCGTACGCGACCTTGTTCCGAAGCTTCTCGAAAACGGCGCTGAAGGCATTATCGAGTATTCGCTTAATAAAGTGATTTAG
- a CDS encoding pyridoxal phosphate-dependent aminotransferase codes for MDKALVSKRVSDITPFIVMEVLERAKAMEREGVHVIHLEVGEPDFDTPEVIVEAGIRALKDGHTHYTHSLGMIELREAICDHYKKTYGVTVSPDRVVVTCGSSPAIFMAFAALLSPGDEVIISDPHYACYPNFIRFAGGVPVRVPVSEDDAFQLTPSAIAEKITDRTKVIFINSPSNPTGTLLSAERMKEIAGLGPMVVSDEIYHGLVYEGKEHSILEFTDNAFVLNGFSKAYAMTGWRLGYLIAPAPFIRPLQKLHQNFFISANAMAQVAGITALKQADDDVMRMRAIYDERRRFMIRRLREIGFSIACEPTGAFYVFANAKMFGADSYRLAFDILENAHVGVTPGIDFGPGGEGFLRFSYANSLDNIAEGLLRLEKYLKAG; via the coding sequence ATGGATAAGGCGCTGGTCTCCAAAAGGGTTTCCGATATAACCCCCTTCATAGTCATGGAGGTCCTTGAACGGGCCAAGGCCATGGAGCGCGAGGGCGTTCACGTTATCCACCTTGAGGTGGGCGAGCCCGACTTCGACACCCCGGAAGTGATCGTTGAGGCGGGAATCAGGGCCTTGAAGGACGGCCACACCCACTACACCCACAGCCTTGGGATGATCGAGCTTCGGGAGGCCATCTGCGATCACTATAAGAAGACCTACGGCGTAACCGTGAGCCCCGACCGGGTGGTGGTGACCTGCGGGTCGTCCCCGGCCATCTTCATGGCCTTCGCGGCCCTTCTTTCCCCGGGCGACGAGGTGATTATCTCCGACCCCCACTATGCCTGCTACCCCAACTTCATCCGGTTCGCGGGCGGCGTGCCGGTTAGGGTTCCGGTATCCGAGGACGACGCCTTCCAGCTTACGCCCTCCGCAATCGCGGAAAAGATAACGGACAGGACAAAGGTCATCTTCATAAACAGCCCCTCGAACCCCACGGGCACCCTTCTCTCAGCCGAAAGAATGAAGGAAATCGCGGGACTTGGGCCCATGGTGGTGTCGGATGAAATTTACCACGGCCTGGTGTACGAGGGAAAGGAACACTCCATCCTGGAGTTCACGGACAACGCCTTCGTTTTAAACGGTTTTTCCAAGGCCTACGCCATGACCGGCTGGCGGCTGGGCTACCTCATCGCGCCTGCGCCTTTCATAAGGCCCCTTCAGAAGCTCCATCAGAATTTTTTCATCTCCGCCAACGCCATGGCCCAGGTGGCGGGAATCACGGCGCTGAAACAGGCTGATGACGACGTTATGCGCATGAGGGCCATCTACGACGAGCGCCGCAGGTTTATGATCCGCCGCCTGCGTGAGATTGGCTTTTCCATCGCCTGCGAGCCCACCGGCGCTTTTTACGTTTTCGCCAACGCGAAGATGTTCGGGGCCGACTCCTACCGGCTCGCCTTCGACATACTGGAAAACGCCCACGTGGGAGTGACCCCCGGCATCGACTTCGGCCCGGGCGGCGAGGGCTTTCTGCGCTTCAGTTACGCCAACAGCCTGGACAACATAGCGGAGGGGCTTTTGCGGCTGGAGAAGTATCTGAAGGCGGGTTGA
- a CDS encoding BrnT family toxin, producing the protein MDMFEWNEDKARTNLKKHGVSFQEALEIFDDELSVTFSDPMHSDDEDRFIIIGLSFGGRLLMVSHAHREEKIRIISAREPTKKERRDYENDRKKRRRR; encoded by the coding sequence ATGGACATGTTCGAGTGGAACGAGGATAAGGCCAGGACCAACCTGAAAAAGCATGGAGTCAGCTTTCAGGAAGCTTTGGAAATTTTTGATGATGAGCTTTCCGTTACTTTTTCAGACCCGATGCATTCGGATGATGAAGACCGTTTCATAATTATCGGGTTGAGTTTTGGGGGCCGCCTGTTAATGGTGTCCCATGCGCATAGAGAAGAAAAAATTCGCATAATCAGCGCAAGAGAACCAACTAAAAAAGAACGCAGGGATTATGAAAACGACAGAAAAAAAAGACGAAGAAGATGA
- a CDS encoding phosphate ABC transporter substrate-binding protein has protein sequence MKKALAAILALAIVSLGTTAFAGSIRIDGSTTVLPIAQMCVEQFMKENPAVKISVSGGGSGNGIKAIIDGTTNIADASRFIKQEEVARAVQKGRYPVPFCVAYDSIVPIVHPSNPVANLTLAQLKDIYTGKVTNWKALGGPDKGIVVVGRETSSGTYETWEEKVMKKERVTPAAQMVASSGALFQTVAGNKYAIGYDGIGYVKKGVKALTVNGIKATAATTISGKYPISRPLFMFTNDWPEGDVLDFINFVLNPKKGQPLVTKAGFVPLY, from the coding sequence ATGAAGAAGGCATTGGCGGCGATTCTGGCCCTGGCCATCGTAAGCCTTGGAACCACGGCTTTTGCTGGCTCCATCCGCATAGATGGCTCCACCACCGTTTTACCCATTGCCCAGATGTGCGTCGAGCAGTTCATGAAGGAAAACCCCGCTGTAAAGATCTCCGTTTCCGGCGGCGGCTCCGGCAACGGCATCAAGGCCATCATCGACGGCACCACCAACATAGCCGACGCTTCCCGCTTCATAAAGCAGGAGGAAGTGGCCCGCGCAGTGCAAAAGGGCCGCTACCCGGTGCCCTTCTGCGTGGCCTACGACTCCATCGTGCCCATAGTGCACCCCTCCAATCCCGTCGCCAACCTCACCCTTGCCCAGCTTAAGGACATCTATACGGGCAAGGTCACCAACTGGAAAGCCTTGGGCGGACCCGACAAGGGCATAGTGGTGGTGGGCCGTGAGACATCGAGCGGCACCTACGAGACCTGGGAAGAGAAGGTCATGAAGAAGGAGCGCGTCACCCCCGCCGCCCAGATGGTTGCCTCCTCCGGCGCACTGTTCCAGACCGTTGCAGGCAACAAGTACGCAATAGGCTACGACGGCATAGGCTACGTGAAAAAGGGCGTCAAAGCCCTAACGGTGAACGGGATCAAGGCCACCGCCGCCACCACCATCTCCGGCAAGTACCCCATCAGCCGCCCGCTTTTCATGTTCACCAACGACTGGCCCGAAGGCGACGTGCTTGATTTCATCAACTTTGTGCTGAACCCGAAAAAAGGCCAGCCGCTGGTCACCAAGGCGGGCTTCGTACCTCTTTACTAG
- the pstC gene encoding phosphate ABC transporter permease subunit PstC, whose amino-acid sequence MKRKSILSRQAQESLIQKMFLGVGMVSLGILALIMIFLFMEGLPIFKTVSVKDFLFGKFWYPTSDPPDFGILSMIVGSGVVTLLSSLMAVPLGVMTAIYLAEIAGPKTREIVKPVVELLAALPSVVIGFFGMVIFAPFLQETFDAPTGLNLFNAALMLAFMAVPTITSLSEDAIFRVPQDLKEASLALGATHWETLYRVTIPSSLSGVSTAVILGMSRAMGETMVVLMVAGGAAMIPTSIFSPVRPMPSTIAAEMAEAAFRGIHYHSLFAIGMVLFVFTLLFNIAADFIAHRYKQTGTATL is encoded by the coding sequence ATGAAAAGAAAATCGATACTCTCGCGCCAGGCGCAGGAAAGCCTCATCCAGAAGATGTTTCTGGGTGTGGGCATGGTGTCCCTGGGGATTTTGGCCCTCATCATGATATTTTTGTTCATGGAAGGGCTTCCGATTTTCAAAACCGTGTCGGTAAAAGATTTCCTGTTCGGAAAATTCTGGTATCCCACAAGCGACCCGCCCGATTTCGGCATTCTTTCCATGATCGTGGGCTCCGGCGTGGTGACCCTGCTGTCCTCGCTCATGGCAGTGCCGCTGGGGGTCATGACCGCCATCTACCTTGCGGAAATCGCCGGGCCGAAAACGCGGGAAATCGTAAAACCCGTGGTTGAACTTCTGGCCGCCCTTCCCTCGGTGGTCATCGGCTTTTTCGGCATGGTGATCTTCGCGCCATTTTTGCAGGAGACCTTCGACGCGCCAACGGGCTTGAACCTCTTCAACGCGGCCCTCATGCTGGCCTTCATGGCGGTTCCCACCATAACGAGCCTTTCCGAAGACGCAATTTTCCGGGTTCCCCAAGATTTGAAGGAGGCATCCCTGGCCCTTGGTGCGACCCACTGGGAGACCCTCTACCGGGTGACCATTCCGTCCTCTCTTTCGGGCGTGTCAACGGCGGTGATCCTGGGAATGAGCCGGGCAATGGGCGAAACAATGGTGGTTCTCATGGTGGCGGGCGGCGCGGCCATGATTCCCACATCCATCTTCTCTCCGGTCAGGCCCATGCCCTCAACCATTGCGGCGGAAATGGCCGAGGCGGCTTTCCGGGGAATCCATTATCACAGCCTTTTCGCCATCGGCATGGTGCTTTTCGTGTTCACGCTTCTGTTCAACATAGCGGCGGACTTCATCGCCCATCGCTATAAACAGACAGGCACCGCCACCTTATAG
- a CDS encoding phosphate ABC transporter ATP-binding protein — protein sequence MADHLQGGASGGPSGCAHGRNPWACQGRRGNRAHNVHGGGLLLAQPAPRTHGSGDGASLSHLRSGHGGNQHRGNAAPPVRNGPGPHRPGFRNEPCGHCLSLVSEKKKVAPEERVSDQQKIAINSMSFYYGASQALFDINLDVAENRVTALIGPSGCGKSTLLRCLNRMNDLIPSSRVEGSILLDGEDINAPKVDVVDLRRRVGMVFQKPNPFPKTIFENTAYGLRVNGERDKAAIAARVEESLKQSALWDEVKDRLHQSALGLSGGQQQRLCIARALAVQPEVILMDEPASALDPIATHKIEELIHELKTLYTIVIVTHSMQQAARVSDTTAFLYMGRLIEVGATQLLFTRPKEKKTEDYITGRFG from the coding sequence CTGGCAGACCACCTTCAGGGTGGTGCTTCCGGCGGCCCTTCCGGGTGTGCTCACGGGCGGAATCCTTGGGCTTGCCAGGGCCGCCGGGGAAACCGCGCCCATAATGTTCACGGCGGCGGTCTTTTACTCGCCCAGCCTGCCCCACGGACTCATGGATCAGGTGATGGCGCTTCCCTATCACATTTACGTTCTGGCCACGGCGGGAACCAACATAGAGGAAACGCGGCACCTCCAGTACGGAACGGCCCTGGTCCTCATCGCCCTGGTTTTCGGAATGAACCTTGTGGCCATTGTTTATCGCTCGTATCTGAGAAAAAAAAGGTAGCACCGGAGGAACGAGTGTCGGACCAGCAAAAAATCGCAATCAATTCCATGAGCTTTTATTACGGAGCTTCCCAGGCCCTTTTCGATATAAACCTGGATGTTGCCGAAAACCGGGTGACCGCTCTCATAGGCCCCTCCGGCTGCGGCAAGAGCACCCTTTTGCGGTGCCTTAACCGCATGAACGACCTGATACCCTCTTCCCGCGTGGAAGGCTCCATACTTCTGGACGGCGAAGACATCAACGCCCCCAAGGTAGACGTGGTGGACCTTCGCCGCCGGGTGGGGATGGTCTTTCAGAAGCCCAACCCCTTTCCCAAGACCATTTTCGAGAACACCGCCTACGGACTTAGGGTGAACGGCGAGCGCGACAAGGCGGCCATAGCAGCCCGGGTGGAGGAAAGCCTTAAACAGTCGGCCCTCTGGGACGAGGTGAAGGACCGCCTGCACCAGTCGGCCCTTGGGCTTTCGGGCGGCCAGCAGCAAAGGCTCTGCATCGCCCGCGCCCTTGCGGTGCAGCCTGAGGTTATTCTGATGGATGAGCCTGCCTCGGCCCTGGACCCCATCGCAACCCATAAAATTGAAGAACTCATCCACGAGTTGAAGACCCTCTATACTATTGTTATCGTAACGCATTCCATGCAGCAGGCGGCGCGGGTTTCAGACACCACGGCCTTCCTTTACATGGGGCGGCTCATAGAGGTGGGGGCGACGCAGCTTCTGTTCACCCGCCCCAAGGAGAAGAAGACCGAAGATTACATTACCGGCCGTTTTGGATAA
- the phoU gene encoding phosphate signaling complex protein PhoU, translating into MIGHLERELEKLKKQILALGALAESRVEAAVKAVEDLDEKAAEWIITADHEVDEKEVEVEEECLKLLALYQPVAVDLRFIAVVIKINNDLERIADEAVNMARRVKDIRRLPSPPANGRTTAFDVREMGEKTLVMLKKSLDALVHLDTDLAYMVLFRDDEVDDLYKKASTALQDAISRDPEQVGLWLNLLFAARHLERIGDHATNIAEEVIYLVQGQTVRHMDVKSLKGVK; encoded by the coding sequence ATGATCGGACATCTGGAGCGGGAACTGGAAAAACTGAAAAAACAAATCCTCGCACTGGGCGCTCTGGCCGAGAGCAGGGTTGAAGCGGCGGTGAAGGCCGTGGAGGATTTGGACGAAAAGGCCGCCGAGTGGATAATAACTGCCGATCACGAGGTGGACGAAAAGGAGGTGGAGGTGGAGGAGGAGTGCTTAAAGCTCCTTGCCCTCTACCAGCCCGTGGCGGTTGACCTGCGTTTCATCGCGGTGGTGATAAAGATCAACAACGATCTTGAGCGCATAGCCGACGAGGCCGTCAACATGGCCCGCAGGGTTAAGGACATAAGGCGGCTTCCGTCGCCTCCGGCCAACGGGCGCACCACGGCCTTCGACGTGCGCGAAATGGGCGAAAAGACCCTGGTTATGCTGAAAAAAAGCCTGGACGCCCTGGTTCATCTCGATACCGACCTCGCCTACATGGTGCTTTTCCGGGACGACGAGGTGGACGACCTGTATAAAAAGGCCTCGACCGCCCTTCAGGACGCCATAAGCCGGGACCCCGAACAGGTTGGCCTGTGGCTGAACCTTCTGTTCGCGGCCCGCCACCTGGAACGCATAGGCGACCACGCCACCAACATAGCCGAGGAGGTCATCTACCTCGTCCAGGGCCAGACCGTGCGCCACATGGACGTGAAGAGCCTGAAGGGCGTCAAGTAG
- a CDS encoding electron transfer flavoprotein subunit alpha/FixB family protein produces the protein MKESAKAEFLIVAAAGAKGLEESAKDAVGLALALGARPENAIFLVAGEEPDKAAETASARFGLPVLALSGAGLVQALCDVFTAAIASVALRVKPRFILLSHTISNMDAAPLLSIKLAAACITGVTSVEEGASGPVFVRPTASGKLLQRISVNSSCAVLTALPGGFPVPEAPPFAPGEITTENVEITDSGMRLLEELAPALADMGLSVADVVVAAGRGIGCPENLELIERLAALFPRSAVAGSRPVCDAGWLPANRQVGVTGATVSPKLYIACGISGVFQHVAGMSGSNLIVAINKDPCAPIFSVAHIGVAEDLAAFIPAFLEEVEKVRPAS, from the coding sequence GTGAAAGAGTCTGCGAAAGCGGAATTTCTGATTGTTGCGGCGGCGGGCGCAAAGGGCCTGGAAGAAAGCGCCAAGGACGCCGTGGGCCTGGCCCTGGCCCTGGGGGCGAGGCCCGAAAACGCGATTTTCCTGGTGGCGGGCGAGGAGCCGGACAAGGCGGCGGAAACGGCGTCCGCAAGGTTCGGCCTGCCGGTGCTGGCTTTGAGCGGCGCGGGCCTTGTTCAGGCTCTCTGCGATGTGTTCACGGCGGCCATCGCTTCCGTGGCCTTGCGCGTAAAACCTCGGTTCATACTTTTGTCCCACACCATAAGCAACATGGACGCTGCCCCGCTTCTTTCGATCAAACTGGCAGCAGCATGCATAACCGGCGTAACAAGCGTGGAAGAGGGCGCATCCGGCCCGGTTTTCGTGCGGCCCACGGCAAGCGGAAAGCTACTTCAGCGAATCTCGGTCAACTCCTCCTGCGCCGTGCTAACAGCCCTTCCGGGCGGTTTTCCGGTTCCCGAAGCCCCGCCTTTTGCGCCCGGTGAAATCACCACCGAAAATGTTGAAATCACCGATTCCGGGATGCGGCTTCTTGAAGAACTCGCCCCGGCCCTGGCGGACATGGGCCTTTCGGTGGCGGACGTTGTGGTGGCGGCTGGCCGTGGGATCGGCTGCCCGGAAAATTTAGAGCTGATCGAGCGCCTTGCCGCCCTCTTTCCCCGCTCGGCTGTGGCGGGAAGCCGCCCGGTGTGCGACGCGGGATGGCTTCCGGCAAACCGCCAGGTGGGGGTTACGGGGGCCACGGTGTCGCCCAAACTCTACATCGCCTGCGGGATTTCCGGGGTTTTCCAGCACGTGGCGGGCATGTCCGGGTCGAACCTGATAGTGGCCATAAACAAGGACCCCTGCGCGCCCATATTCTCCGTGGCACACATAGGTGTTGCCGAAGACCTTGCGGCCTTCATACCGGCCTTTCTGGAAGAGGTGGAAAAGGTCCGCCCGGCCTCCTGA